The Pseudomonas fluorescens genome includes a window with the following:
- a CDS encoding SDR family oxidoreductase, whose protein sequence is MNSTGNTILVTGGTSGIGLGLALRLHKAGNKVIIAGRRKALLEKIVSEHPGIESVLLDVSDPQSIQRNSEALAISYPNLNVLINNAGIMHWEDLTDPENLSTAEDIVTTNLLGTIRMVYAFTPQLIKQPSATIMNVSSALAFVPLPATPTYSATKAAVHSFTQSLRVQLEASSVEVVELAPPGVRTTLLGQENDEHAMPLEEFLDEIFELLEISPTPPELVVERAKPLRFAEASGAHDEVLKMLAGYKPPAE, encoded by the coding sequence ATGAACAGTACTGGCAACACGATTCTGGTTACTGGCGGTACCTCAGGTATCGGCCTTGGTCTGGCACTTAGGCTTCACAAGGCGGGCAATAAAGTCATTATTGCGGGACGTCGCAAGGCTCTGCTCGAAAAGATCGTGTCGGAACATCCGGGTATTGAATCAGTATTGCTGGACGTCTCCGATCCACAATCCATCCAGCGCAACAGCGAAGCGCTTGCGATCAGCTACCCGAATCTGAACGTTCTCATAAACAACGCTGGCATCATGCATTGGGAGGATCTGACTGATCCGGAAAACCTGAGCACAGCCGAAGATATCGTGACAACGAACTTACTTGGCACGATTCGTATGGTGTATGCATTTACTCCCCAGCTGATCAAGCAGCCCAGTGCCACGATTATGAATGTCAGTTCAGCTTTGGCATTCGTTCCGCTGCCTGCAACGCCGACCTACAGTGCAACCAAAGCGGCAGTTCATTCGTTCACTCAAAGTCTTCGAGTGCAGCTAGAGGCCTCGTCAGTCGAGGTTGTCGAGCTTGCGCCGCCGGGGGTACGTACTACTTTGCTTGGGCAGGAAAATGACGAGCATGCGATGCCCTTGGAAGAGTTTTTAGATGAAATTTTCGAACTGCTCGAGATTTCTCCGACCCCACCCGAACTCGTAGTCGAGCGCGCCAAGCCATTACGGTTCGCTGAAGCGAGCGGTGCACATGATGAGGTGTTGAAAATGCTTGCGGGATACAAACCACCGGCAGAGTGA
- a CDS encoding TIGR03756 family integrating conjugative element protein has product MPVACSSIPPTKLRPLALSILLTCGPSVALDSGSITSSVLSPGCLEYRIVGICFWLLCTPFGCTVRTSTKVRHFIPELVVSSYATTGNNPWTEMTTLSAAIIGAEGGGNLITPNTHRDNLPRFKNVDGIGHPGGWAATQLASQSGYACASGATAFMPYYLSTLDSLAWRHGIPESLYPESLMPGIREVGREASGSMWGNVYPRQGFLVQPDDFKAAAVMAQRAGDIITRNGQPHVYVPLTPAKRDGYWPPGPIIENDASTHKWQLLYPQVQPTCAVFPSDPVQSADGGYAWSLWRPYSCCKREGQTFLFSIDFEGGAS; this is encoded by the coding sequence ATGCCTGTTGCCTGCTCGTCAATCCCGCCCACAAAGCTACGGCCCTTGGCGCTGAGCATCCTGCTGACGTGCGGCCCAAGCGTGGCGCTAGACAGCGGCAGCATCACGTCCTCCGTGCTTTCTCCAGGCTGTCTCGAATATCGGATCGTCGGCATTTGTTTCTGGCTCCTCTGCACGCCCTTCGGTTGCACAGTCAGAACCTCGACCAAGGTTCGTCATTTCATTCCTGAACTGGTGGTCTCGAGCTACGCCACCACGGGCAATAACCCCTGGACCGAGATGACCACCCTCTCTGCTGCCATCATTGGTGCGGAAGGTGGCGGTAATCTGATCACGCCGAACACCCACCGCGATAACCTGCCTCGCTTCAAGAACGTCGATGGCATCGGTCATCCCGGTGGCTGGGCCGCCACGCAACTGGCTTCGCAGTCCGGCTACGCCTGCGCCAGCGGTGCAACGGCGTTCATGCCCTACTACCTGAGTACCCTGGACTCACTAGCCTGGCGTCATGGCATCCCGGAAAGTCTTTATCCTGAGTCACTCATGCCGGGGATCCGTGAAGTCGGTCGTGAGGCCTCGGGAAGCATGTGGGGCAACGTCTATCCCCGCCAAGGCTTTCTGGTACAGCCTGACGACTTCAAGGCGGCCGCGGTGATGGCGCAACGGGCTGGCGATATCATTACCCGTAACGGGCAGCCGCATGTGTACGTACCGCTCACGCCCGCCAAACGCGACGGCTACTGGCCGCCTGGCCCGATCATTGAAAACGACGCTTCGACCCACAAATGGCAATTGCTCTACCCCCAGGTTCAACCGACTTGCGCCGTCTTCCCCAGCGATCCGGTGCAGAGTGCGGATGGCGGCTACGCCTGGTCGCTGTGGCGGCCCTATAGCTGCTGCAAACGTGAGGGGCAGACCTTTCTGTTCAGCATCGACTTCGAAGGCGGTGCATCATGA
- a CDS encoding haloacid dehalogenase type II, giving the protein MTTPRISACVFDAYGTLFDVHSAVARHADELGKHAREISILWRTKQLEYSWVHTLMRRHTDFWTLTEAALDYALAFYNVKNERLKQTLLTSYLTLDAYAEVPAALHSLREAGVRTAILSNGSPRMLESAVRSAGLDILLDECLSIEQVQIYKPDPAAYEIAVAALNVSSTKEIAFFSSNAWDAIGAHAFGFRAFWLNRSKQPEEYGLYEKATKLESLSGIASRVTAQIR; this is encoded by the coding sequence ATGACCACACCACGAATCTCCGCCTGCGTGTTTGATGCCTACGGGACTCTTTTCGACGTCCATTCTGCGGTCGCAAGACATGCCGATGAGTTGGGTAAGCACGCTCGCGAAATATCGATCCTATGGCGCACCAAGCAACTGGAATATTCGTGGGTTCATACCCTGATGCGGCGCCATACAGATTTCTGGACGTTAACCGAGGCAGCACTCGACTATGCCCTGGCTTTTTACAATGTGAAGAATGAGCGGCTAAAACAGACGTTACTAACAAGCTACCTGACGCTGGACGCCTACGCTGAAGTCCCAGCAGCATTGCACAGCCTTCGCGAAGCTGGCGTACGAACAGCGATACTTTCGAATGGATCTCCCCGGATGCTGGAAAGCGCGGTTCGGTCTGCGGGTTTGGATATTTTGCTTGATGAGTGCCTTTCCATTGAGCAAGTACAAATCTACAAGCCAGATCCAGCGGCCTACGAGATTGCAGTAGCAGCACTGAATGTGTCGTCGACCAAAGAGATCGCTTTTTTCTCATCCAACGCTTGGGATGCCATTGGGGCTCATGCGTTCGGTTTCCGTGCGTTTTGGCTTAATCGATCCAAGCAGCCCGAAGAATATGGGTTGTATGAAAAGGCAACGAAGCTCGAATCGTTGAGCGGCATAGCTTCGCGTGTGACTGCACAGATCCGCTAA
- a CDS encoding helix-turn-helix domain-containing protein, translating into MTQDYEQLRLQLAENIRLMRRVKNLTQEQLALMAEVDRTYVSQIERCTGNPSLLVLCKLANIFEITADQLLVEPDILRSALHVK; encoded by the coding sequence ATGACTCAAGACTACGAACAGCTTCGTCTGCAACTGGCGGAAAACATCCGCTTGATGCGACGCGTGAAAAACCTTACCCAAGAGCAGCTCGCGCTCATGGCCGAGGTGGATCGCACCTACGTCAGTCAAATCGAACGATGCACGGGCAACCCGTCGCTGTTGGTCCTGTGCAAGCTCGCCAACATTTTCGAAATTACCGCAGATCAGTTACTTGTGGAACCCGATATCCTGCGCAGCGCCCTTCACGTCAAATAA
- a CDS encoding TetR/AcrR family transcriptional regulator — MTDKLVMRSDAKKNRERILEVAVVELTSDPAVPLSTIAKKAGVGQGTFYRHFPTREKLVFEVYQFEMQQVASLAEVLLATKPPKEALREWMDCLAEYAMTKAGLAAAIQQAASIYEFPGKSGYAPVQAAAESLLRANEKAGTIRSGITNDDFFLAIAGIWQMDVQSEWRSRLARLMNLVMDGLCTGSPESLKKNV; from the coding sequence ATGACTGACAAGTTGGTGATGCGTTCTGACGCCAAGAAAAACCGGGAACGGATACTGGAGGTCGCGGTGGTAGAGCTGACTAGCGATCCTGCGGTTCCGCTGAGTACGATTGCGAAGAAGGCTGGGGTAGGACAGGGAACGTTTTATCGCCACTTCCCTACCAGAGAGAAGCTGGTATTCGAGGTCTATCAATTCGAAATGCAGCAGGTGGCCTCGTTGGCGGAAGTGCTGCTCGCGACAAAACCACCTAAGGAGGCCCTCCGAGAGTGGATGGACTGCCTCGCTGAATATGCAATGACAAAGGCAGGACTCGCTGCTGCGATACAACAAGCTGCGTCTATTTACGAGTTCCCAGGGAAGTCGGGATACGCTCCAGTCCAGGCAGCTGCCGAGTCGCTTCTGAGGGCAAATGAAAAGGCCGGAACGATTCGTAGCGGGATTACTAACGACGACTTTTTTCTAGCCATCGCTGGAATATGGCAAATGGATGTCCAGAGTGAATGGCGCTCGCGTCTCGCCAGATTGATGAACTTGGTGATGGATGGTCTGTGCACTGGTAGCCCCGAAAGCCTAAAGAAAAACGTGTAG
- a CDS encoding conjugal transfer protein TraG N-terminal domain-containing protein, which produces MLMSTNSYLEFYLSLLAWIINNGLWSVLSDTGLFAAPFGAIILQEWLSARQQGADEGNKGLLSVPRIENRLWLAYIVVLFGCAPVFPLSLSSMTFDDAASQHCGVSVAKPTETAWGATFNTIGERSANVPIWWFLVHALSKGVTAAATASIPCAPDIRQMRMEIDSSRIDSQVLLQEVADFTRDCYGYSRSRLFTNRPQLDKAQSHDASWIGSSYLLDTPGYYDTDRSRTPRVSWPYDESRDVSLPRLENGAGYPTCKQWWSDSGVGLRERLIQQVDPSLLTQLKGWLTGRSSNEIEDATLRELVSPRQQSMSMSPGQVYQDYGSSARGGSINQGLNNLATNTGLALGSFSNFPAMNALRAALPMVQAFLIMGVIISLPLILLVSTYQLKTVMTVTFALFTLHMLSFWWELARWVDSSLLDTLYNQVSASNQVLLSLPTSGFMDGTVTAQVIEYVMGAMFLVLPGLFLVTMSWAGYSIGNSLEGMLGGASKAAHGAAGKGTDQLMGATKKLI; this is translated from the coding sequence ATGCTCATGAGCACCAACAGCTACCTGGAGTTTTACCTCTCTCTGCTGGCCTGGATCATCAACAACGGCCTCTGGAGTGTCCTGTCCGACACCGGGCTATTCGCCGCGCCCTTCGGCGCGATCATTTTGCAAGAATGGCTATCGGCCCGTCAGCAAGGCGCGGATGAAGGCAACAAGGGGCTGCTCTCGGTACCGCGGATCGAGAACCGGTTGTGGCTGGCCTACATCGTCGTGTTGTTTGGCTGCGCGCCCGTCTTTCCGTTGAGCCTCTCGTCAATGACGTTCGATGATGCGGCGAGCCAGCACTGCGGCGTGAGTGTGGCCAAACCAACGGAAACCGCCTGGGGGGCTACCTTCAATACTATCGGCGAACGCTCCGCCAACGTACCGATCTGGTGGTTTCTGGTGCATGCCTTGAGCAAAGGTGTGACCGCGGCGGCCACCGCCTCCATCCCTTGCGCGCCGGATATCCGGCAGATGCGCATGGAGATCGACAGTTCGCGCATCGACAGCCAGGTACTGCTGCAGGAAGTCGCCGACTTCACCCGCGACTGTTATGGCTACTCCCGCTCTCGGCTGTTCACCAACCGTCCGCAGTTGGACAAGGCACAAAGTCACGACGCGTCCTGGATCGGCTCAAGCTATTTGCTCGACACGCCCGGCTACTACGATACGGATCGCTCACGTACACCGCGAGTCAGTTGGCCGTATGACGAAAGCCGCGATGTCTCCTTGCCGCGGCTAGAGAATGGTGCGGGCTATCCCACCTGCAAGCAGTGGTGGAGCGACAGCGGGGTCGGCTTGCGCGAGCGCTTGATCCAGCAGGTCGATCCTTCGCTGCTGACTCAGCTGAAAGGTTGGTTGACTGGCCGTTCGAGCAACGAGATCGAGGATGCCACCCTGCGCGAACTGGTCAGTCCGCGCCAGCAATCGATGTCCATGTCGCCCGGACAGGTGTACCAGGACTATGGTTCCAGCGCTCGTGGCGGCTCGATCAATCAGGGGCTCAATAACCTCGCCACCAACACCGGGTTAGCCCTAGGCTCCTTCAGCAACTTCCCTGCGATGAATGCGCTACGCGCCGCCCTGCCAATGGTGCAGGCCTTCCTGATCATGGGCGTCATCATCAGCTTGCCGTTAATTCTGTTGGTCAGTACCTACCAGTTGAAAACTGTCATGACCGTGACGTTCGCGCTGTTCACCTTACACATGCTGAGCTTCTGGTGGGAACTCGCTCGCTGGGTCGACTCCAGCTTGCTCGACACCTTGTACAACCAGGTTTCGGCTTCCAATCAAGTGCTGTTATCGCTGCCCACATCCGGCTTCATGGATGGAACCGTCACGGCACAGGTGATCGAGTATGTGATGGGGGCGATGTTCTTGGTGCTGCCTGGACTATTTTTGGTCACCATGAGCTGGGCTGGCTACTCAATAGGCAACAGCCTTGAAGGGATGTTAGGAGGTGCAAGCAAAGCCGCGCATGGAGCAGCGGGCAAAGGAACAGATCAGTTGATGGGTGCTACGAAGAAACTCATCTGA
- a CDS encoding MarR family winged helix-turn-helix transcriptional regulator yields MLPVKQPLGIDHCNCSAIRKASRQITRFYDAQLEPSGLRITQYLALAALNELGSAAINTLAERLDIERTAMGKMTGLLERDGLISISPSPSDARSRLVELTEAGRNLFEKTAPLWEEAQRQFERLNGTEQVSSLRQGLAAVVVGDIERVVSND; encoded by the coding sequence ATGCTGCCGGTGAAACAACCACTAGGGATCGACCATTGCAACTGTTCCGCCATAAGGAAGGCGAGCCGGCAGATCACCCGTTTCTATGATGCGCAGCTCGAGCCTTCGGGGCTTCGAATCACTCAGTACCTTGCCTTGGCAGCGCTTAATGAATTGGGAAGTGCTGCAATCAATACCCTTGCTGAGCGGCTCGACATCGAGCGCACGGCGATGGGAAAAATGACCGGCCTACTGGAGCGCGATGGATTGATCTCGATCAGTCCTTCGCCATCCGACGCCAGGAGTCGCCTCGTTGAATTAACCGAGGCGGGGCGGAACTTGTTTGAAAAAACAGCGCCTCTATGGGAAGAGGCTCAACGGCAATTTGAACGATTGAACGGCACGGAACAAGTAAGTTCGTTGCGGCAGGGGCTGGCTGCTGTGGTGGTCGGTGATATCGAGCGCGTTGTATCGAATGACTGA
- a CDS encoding MarR family winged helix-turn-helix transcriptional regulator yields the protein MTSNRKRVGTQLSFSLYAAANRVVRLHKPYLEPLGLTFPQYLVILELLNGSPLTVGALGTRLAMDAGTITPLLKRLEAAELVSRTRDPADERRVMIDLTPNSRMLEADIRGITSKIKSACQLDERGIDELRQTLDALGHPATD from the coding sequence ATGACTTCGAACCGGAAGCGGGTGGGTACCCAGCTGTCTTTTTCACTCTATGCGGCGGCAAATCGGGTGGTGCGATTGCACAAACCTTATCTGGAGCCGTTGGGTCTAACCTTCCCGCAGTACCTGGTCATCTTGGAACTTCTAAACGGCTCGCCACTTACTGTGGGGGCCCTCGGAACCCGGCTTGCGATGGACGCTGGAACCATCACGCCATTGCTGAAAAGGCTTGAGGCTGCCGAGCTCGTCAGCCGCACACGGGATCCTGCCGACGAGCGTCGCGTGATGATCGACCTAACGCCTAATAGCCGCATGTTGGAAGCTGACATTCGGGGAATCACTAGCAAAATTAAGTCAGCTTGCCAGCTTGATGAGCGGGGTATCGATGAGCTTCGGCAAACACTCGATGCGCTCGGTCATCCGGCAACCGACTGA
- a CDS encoding NmrA family NAD(P)-binding protein, with translation MSAADILVSGATGRTGAAAIDELLKLGKSVRAYVRSDDERAAALRQRGVEIAIGDFTDIDAIRAAMEGIRAAYFLYPLAPGIVEGAAYFAQAAKEAGVKAIVNMSQISARRDSKSHLAQDHWISERVFDWSGVPTTHLRPTFFADWLAYPHFAKEIWAKKKIEFPFENGRHAPIATDDQGRVIAHILANPAGHEGKIYSLHGPVEMNHTEIAAAMSEVLGAEIQYAPTSIEAFEHKMEHEYKFPAALVQHLVEVAQNYREGVFAGVNDVVEKVTGTPALSVQAFVEKYRDVYV, from the coding sequence ATGAGCGCAGCGGATATTCTTGTAAGCGGTGCGACCGGGCGAACTGGTGCAGCAGCAATCGATGAACTGCTTAAATTGGGCAAGAGCGTCCGCGCTTACGTGCGTTCGGACGACGAAAGGGCTGCTGCTCTGCGCCAGCGCGGAGTTGAAATTGCTATTGGCGATTTCACCGACATCGATGCTATTCGTGCGGCAATGGAAGGAATTCGCGCGGCCTATTTCCTTTATCCACTGGCACCTGGGATCGTCGAAGGTGCAGCCTATTTTGCCCAGGCAGCGAAAGAGGCTGGGGTAAAGGCAATCGTGAACATGTCGCAGATCTCCGCGCGCCGCGATTCCAAAAGTCACCTGGCGCAGGATCACTGGATCTCAGAGCGCGTTTTCGACTGGTCAGGCGTACCGACAACGCATCTTCGCCCCACTTTTTTCGCAGACTGGCTGGCGTATCCTCACTTTGCAAAAGAAATCTGGGCCAAGAAAAAAATCGAGTTCCCCTTTGAAAATGGCCGTCACGCGCCTATTGCTACTGACGACCAAGGCCGGGTGATTGCCCATATCCTGGCTAACCCAGCGGGGCACGAAGGTAAGATCTACAGCCTTCATGGCCCGGTCGAAATGAACCATACCGAAATCGCCGCCGCCATGAGCGAAGTGCTTGGCGCGGAAATCCAGTACGCACCGACATCAATCGAGGCGTTCGAGCATAAGATGGAGCACGAGTACAAGTTTCCAGCGGCTCTGGTACAGCACTTGGTCGAGGTTGCTCAGAACTACCGCGAGGGTGTCTTTGCGGGTGTGAACGACGTAGTCGAGAAGGTTACCGGTACGCCCGCACTGTCGGTGCAGGCCTTCGTGGAAAAGTACCGAGACGTGTACGTGTGA
- a CDS encoding DUF3742 family protein, giving the protein MPTQQPVQSSRAHRWAYACGMSVKRGCRKLKTFESRLVERAETAGMPAGKLLVRGSFMTAKLALVGGLLIIGFWLVASVVVMIAVIAFLQSKAVIDTDLEGDNPGPDYLGANSYLGNYDDNGHYIGHFKSSDDVR; this is encoded by the coding sequence ATGCCGACTCAGCAACCTGTTCAGAGTTCACGTGCCCACCGCTGGGCGTACGCCTGTGGTATGTCGGTGAAGCGTGGTTGCCGTAAGTTGAAAACGTTTGAATCCCGCTTGGTTGAACGTGCGGAGACGGCAGGTATGCCCGCAGGCAAATTACTTGTTCGCGGGAGCTTTATGACTGCCAAGTTGGCGTTGGTTGGGGGGCTGCTCATTATCGGTTTCTGGCTGGTCGCTTCTGTTGTGGTGATGATCGCTGTGATTGCTTTTCTGCAGTCCAAGGCTGTCATTGACACGGATCTTGAAGGGGATAATCCAGGTCCAGACTATCTTGGGGCTAACTCCTATCTTGGCAACTACGATGACAATGGCCACTACATAGGTCATTTCAAATCATCTGATGACGTCAGATGA
- a CDS encoding TetR/AcrR family transcriptional regulator, translating to MTNFASSFKDLRFEDIASLKPRDRILKTAIVLFNERGVHTVGIDRIIAESGVSKRTFYNYFPSKVDLIAAYLDFWHWLRFTNLNKYAARVGGDPKAELLAIFDFLEYWFSEQDFRGCAFARGLNDFNDDASKILRAKVSVHFDEWANFIMARLSLFVEPEKADIILPQFLSLITGTTVVAHASGNVKIAQLNKQIAEILLTARAG from the coding sequence ATGACGAATTTTGCTTCAAGTTTCAAAGACCTTCGCTTCGAGGACATTGCATCTCTCAAGCCACGGGATCGTATATTAAAGACGGCAATCGTCCTCTTTAATGAACGCGGCGTGCACACTGTCGGAATTGATCGAATTATTGCTGAGAGTGGTGTATCGAAGAGAACCTTCTATAACTACTTCCCTTCCAAGGTGGATCTTATTGCCGCCTATTTGGATTTTTGGCATTGGCTTCGATTTACAAACCTTAACAAATACGCTGCGCGAGTTGGCGGTGATCCAAAAGCTGAACTGTTGGCGATTTTTGATTTCCTCGAGTACTGGTTTTCAGAACAAGATTTCAGAGGCTGCGCATTTGCCCGAGGCCTGAATGACTTTAATGACGACGCATCGAAAATTTTACGCGCCAAAGTCAGCGTGCATTTCGATGAATGGGCTAACTTCATTATGGCGCGCTTATCCCTGTTCGTAGAACCTGAAAAGGCAGACATCATTCTCCCACAGTTTCTAAGCCTTATTACCGGAACAACGGTTGTTGCGCACGCCTCTGGCAACGTAAAAATCGCGCAACTAAACAAGCAAATAGCCGAAATACTATTAACTGCCAGAGCAGGTTAA
- a CDS encoding integrating conjugative element protein, translating into MSRLLARPCLGVVSLVLCGLLAMATHAHAAEGDYRLGTQGEVLDDRVMYTIGGGSAVGSPSSLYRPSGLGVGGSWRANMMCGNMSLTNTLQNQLNGATEGFQQIMGSIVQNATQAVMSLPALIIQRANPGLYELLSNGVMQGRIDFDRSKLTCQAMAEKMADKVGQAGWGALAKNQEMQSNLEQTGGDAVATVKNTESQNGNNGVSWVGGSKAGGNGQTPIRVTADVVRAGYNLLHNRTVDDSASISSSDCLGGAICQTWASPQEESDWAVRVLGESEVATCDSCETLRATAGSGLTPLIQEAYSERLKALQGLLSDSLPPTSDNLAKASSPMLPVTRGVIEALRDDPDQDLLARRLASETALSSVLDKALLLLRTLLAGSHEPNIASAEPAQTALTKNIDALEREIRLLQTELQVRQMLATNTASLVLDRHAGGADASRTVEQGDPEPGRLNDADARRK; encoded by the coding sequence ATGAGTCGGCTTCTCGCGCGCCCCTGTTTGGGCGTGGTGAGTCTGGTGCTCTGTGGACTGCTCGCCATGGCCACGCATGCCCACGCCGCCGAAGGCGATTACCGCCTGGGCACTCAAGGCGAAGTGCTCGACGACCGGGTGATGTACACCATCGGTGGCGGCTCGGCAGTGGGCTCACCGAGTTCGCTCTACCGACCCAGCGGTCTCGGTGTCGGCGGGTCCTGGCGAGCGAACATGATGTGCGGAAATATGAGCCTCACCAACACCCTGCAAAACCAGCTGAACGGCGCCACCGAAGGTTTCCAGCAGATCATGGGCAGCATCGTGCAGAACGCAACCCAGGCGGTGATGTCGCTCCCGGCGTTGATCATCCAGCGCGCCAATCCCGGTCTCTATGAGTTGCTCAGTAACGGGGTGATGCAGGGGCGTATCGACTTCGACCGCTCTAAGCTGACCTGCCAGGCCATGGCCGAAAAGATGGCGGACAAGGTCGGTCAAGCCGGCTGGGGTGCGCTGGCCAAGAACCAGGAGATGCAAAGCAATCTGGAGCAAACCGGCGGTGATGCGGTGGCCACGGTGAAAAATACCGAGTCCCAAAACGGCAACAATGGGGTGTCCTGGGTCGGCGGTTCGAAGGCAGGAGGCAATGGGCAGACACCCATTCGAGTGACCGCCGACGTGGTGCGCGCAGGCTACAACCTGCTGCATAACCGTACGGTGGATGATAGTGCCTCGATCAGTAGCAGCGATTGTTTGGGTGGAGCGATTTGCCAGACCTGGGCTTCGCCCCAGGAGGAATCCGACTGGGCCGTTCGCGTGTTGGGCGAGAGCGAAGTCGCAACCTGCGACAGCTGCGAAACCCTGCGTGCGACCGCTGGCAGCGGATTGACGCCGCTGATCCAGGAGGCCTACAGCGAACGCCTCAAGGCCCTGCAAGGGTTGCTGTCCGACTCTCTGCCGCCTACTTCTGACAATCTGGCTAAAGCTTCGAGCCCAATGCTGCCGGTGACCCGTGGTGTGATTGAAGCCCTGCGCGACGATCCCGACCAGGATCTGTTGGCACGGCGCCTGGCCAGTGAGACGGCCTTGTCCAGCGTGCTGGACAAGGCACTACTGCTATTGCGCACCCTGCTGGCGGGCAGTCACGAACCGAACATCGCCTCCGCCGAGCCGGCCCAAACCGCCTTGACGAAAAACATCGACGCCCTGGAACGCGAAATACGTCTGCTACAAACCGAGCTGCAGGTCCGGCAGATGCTCGCCACCAATACCGCCAGCCTGGTGCTCGATCGACATGCGGGTGGTGCCGATGCTTCGCGTACCGTCGAGCAAGGCGACCCTGAGCCCGGTCGACTCAATGATGCTGACGCTAGGCGCAAGTGA
- a CDS encoding LasR-specific antiactivator QslA: MDENYISIPAADGSPSLLTPWGNEFAPMIERGVQCAQAWLDTPGEIPLWWELAQARKTFPVGDCQDAFEAGFLLRIQQRLSSVSPSPNQS; encoded by the coding sequence ATGGACGAAAACTACATTTCAATTCCGGCGGCGGATGGTAGCCCAAGTCTTCTGACGCCTTGGGGCAACGAATTTGCCCCGATGATCGAACGTGGCGTGCAATGCGCTCAGGCTTGGCTTGATACGCCCGGCGAGATTCCCCTGTGGTGGGAGCTGGCGCAAGCGCGCAAGACCTTTCCTGTCGGTGACTGCCAAGATGCCTTCGAAGCCGGATTCTTGTTGAGGATTCAGCAGCGGCTAAGCAGTGTTTCACCCAGCCCAAATCAAAGCTGA
- a CDS encoding HD domain-containing protein, whose product MKIVSSSSSALDVSVGSVEWGESTKGILRESEQVQLIENLKYIFSQEKLDAERHRLGLLNPKYISIDDLLPPDTKMVRESLAYVQDLYKPTLMRHCWRTYYFGSMIALHDGIEFDRELGFASAMLHDLGLTPTADPRPCDCCFAVNGGVHARDFLLGQGFARAHADTVAHAIAVHLNYHVPAEEHGAEAFLVTRGAICDVFGTGVSRMSQQSVKDVLAKYSRDELYSVFSATAFEHLVGTRFEASFKAVTSGLVETVPHALDLPPFV is encoded by the coding sequence ATGAAGATTGTGTCTAGCTCATCAAGCGCACTCGATGTTTCAGTCGGATCCGTGGAATGGGGAGAATCCACCAAAGGCATTCTCCGTGAGAGCGAACAAGTCCAGCTCATCGAAAATTTGAAGTACATATTTAGCCAAGAGAAGCTGGATGCAGAACGCCACCGACTTGGCCTTCTGAATCCAAAGTACATTTCCATCGATGACCTTTTACCGCCTGATACCAAAATGGTTAGAGAGTCTCTAGCCTATGTTCAAGACTTGTATAAGCCGACTTTGATGCGACACTGCTGGCGCACCTACTACTTCGGGTCAATGATCGCGTTGCACGATGGTATCGAATTTGACCGTGAACTAGGTTTCGCCTCGGCCATGCTTCACGACCTTGGCCTAACACCCACAGCTGACCCGCGCCCGTGTGACTGTTGCTTCGCCGTCAACGGTGGCGTGCACGCACGAGACTTCCTGTTAGGACAGGGCTTCGCGCGCGCGCATGCCGATACGGTGGCACACGCCATTGCCGTGCACCTTAATTATCACGTTCCGGCTGAGGAACATGGTGCAGAGGCATTCTTGGTTACGCGCGGCGCTATCTGTGATGTCTTCGGCACAGGTGTGTCACGAATGTCTCAACAATCAGTAAAAGATGTGCTTGCCAAGTACTCCCGAGACGAACTCTACAGCGTATTCAGCGCGACAGCATTTGAACACCTCGTCGGCACGCGATTTGAAGCTTCATTTAAGGCCGTGACAAGTGGGCTGGTGGAAACAGTTCCGCACGCACTTGATTTACCTCCTTTCGTTTAA